Proteins from a genomic interval of Streptomyces sp. NBC_00820:
- a CDS encoding SLATT domain-containing protein yields the protein MPETSQPTEAERRQAISDELERLEESAKYSAQSQFEQAKRWRLINLWLGVPASGLAAIAGAMALVTAAGRVIAGLVALAAAVLGAILTTINASHRMNQAAAAANAYLEIQTAARQAREIDLPAWTVEEARSGLAEITARRDEQNKTAEPPSRRSYLRGKANVDGGGQSYAVDTSANQPEGH from the coding sequence ATGCCGGAAACCTCCCAGCCGACCGAAGCCGAACGTCGCCAGGCCATCTCAGACGAGCTGGAACGCCTTGAGGAGAGTGCGAAGTACAGCGCGCAATCTCAGTTCGAGCAAGCCAAGCGTTGGCGCCTAATCAATCTATGGCTGGGCGTGCCGGCAAGCGGTCTGGCGGCCATCGCCGGTGCCATGGCCCTGGTGACGGCCGCCGGGCGCGTGATCGCCGGGCTGGTTGCCCTCGCTGCCGCTGTCCTGGGGGCAATCTTGACCACCATCAACGCATCGCACCGGATGAACCAGGCCGCCGCCGCAGCAAACGCCTACCTCGAGATCCAAACCGCCGCTCGCCAGGCCCGTGAAATCGATCTCCCGGCATGGACCGTGGAAGAGGCTCGGAGCGGGCTGGCTGAAATCACTGCGCGACGCGACGAACAGAACAAGACCGCCGAACCTCCCAGCCGACGCTCCTACCTGCGTGGCAAAGCGAATGTCGACGGCGGCGGCCAATCCTACGCGGTCGACACGTCCGCCAACCAGCCCGAAGGGCACTAG
- a CDS encoding DUF6083 domain-containing protein, translated as MHPNTLSTGCPWDGSPRTALARRPLRVAATSPSRLLRAGQSGRCRHCGNRIDLYPRADGQPIALHPAELVTAHVPAACHWHLSSGIAHPHSDGSAWCRIPHAVLCPQRTPVCRISPPLTSVRRQLAVRTRRLIDTGVFTTPTAAPTSAEPDGPGRPVVRMLLGHYLADGPVEAIRCVAQTSHRHRCSRPVLAPDSPPGSWRLLPIGPQRGQLALPEQTTAVYDLSQLPHAEQRRWRMQRCPAHATTHGAADLALAGWQVVDPLLHAQHLRTGLPYPPAHGSGER; from the coding sequence ATGCACCCCAACACCCTCTCCACTGGCTGTCCCTGGGACGGCAGCCCCCGCACCGCACTGGCGCGCCGTCCGCTGCGGGTGGCCGCCACCAGCCCCAGCCGCCTGCTGCGCGCCGGCCAGAGCGGCCGCTGCCGGCACTGCGGCAACCGCATCGACCTCTACCCGCGTGCCGACGGGCAGCCCATCGCCCTGCATCCCGCCGAACTGGTCACCGCCCACGTCCCCGCCGCCTGCCACTGGCACCTGAGTTCCGGCATCGCCCACCCGCACAGCGACGGCAGCGCCTGGTGCCGCATTCCGCATGCCGTGCTCTGCCCGCAGCGCACGCCCGTCTGCCGGATCAGCCCACCCCTCACGTCGGTGCGCCGCCAACTCGCCGTACGAACCCGCCGCCTGATCGACACCGGTGTCTTCACCACTCCCACGGCTGCTCCCACCAGTGCAGAGCCTGACGGTCCCGGCCGCCCGGTCGTGCGGATGCTGCTGGGCCACTACCTCGCCGACGGCCCCGTGGAGGCCATCCGCTGCGTAGCCCAGACGAGCCACCGACACCGCTGCTCCCGTCCTGTCCTGGCCCCGGACTCCCCGCCCGGATCCTGGAGGCTGCTGCCCATCGGCCCCCAGCGCGGCCAACTCGCCCTGCCCGAGCAGACGACGGCCGTCTACGACCTCAGCCAACTGCCCCATGCCGAACAACGGCGCTGGCGCATGCAGCGCTGCCCCGCGCATGCCACCACCCACGGCGCCGCCGACCTGGCCCTGGCCGGATGGCAGGTCGTCGATCCGCTCCTGCACGCGCAGCACCTGCGTACCGGTCTGCCGTACCCGCCGGCACACGGCAGCGGGGAGAGGTGA
- a CDS encoding UvrD-helicase domain-containing protein: MNPTDEQTAAADAFHAGQHLALQAGAGTGKTTTLTLLARITKRRGRYLAYNRAIAQDARARFPDTVQCKTAHALAYAAVGHRYTRRLNAPRRPAWQTGQALGITKAIRIGERDLSQKTLSNATLRTVAGFCHTADETITRHHVPRLRGLEDKDPHTQLAAHIVPFAEKAWADLQHPDDGAVRFDHDHYLKIWALSRPKIDADFLLLDEAQDTNPVVEQIFLDQRGHAQLVMVGDSAQAIYDWRGAKDVMTGFDGAQLVLSQSFRFGPYLAQEANRWLAIAQAPIRLTGAPEVSTELGHLVRPDAVLCRTNVGAMAHVMDLLAAGHRVGLAGGGDSLRALALAARDLKEGRRTSHPELVLFPSWGELQDYAAHDPAGRDLQPLVDLVDTHGTDAILAALAHLTPEQQAEVTVSTAHKAKGREWPCVKIADDFTPPKDTDQHDDTGRPVPGPISDSEARLAYVAVTRARRRLDLGGLSWIHEHPDGTPPS, translated from the coding sequence ATGAACCCGACCGATGAACAGACGGCCGCGGCCGACGCCTTCCATGCCGGCCAGCACCTCGCCCTGCAGGCCGGCGCGGGTACCGGCAAAACCACCACGCTGACCCTGCTCGCCCGCATCACCAAACGCCGTGGCCGCTACCTCGCCTACAACCGGGCCATTGCCCAGGACGCACGCGCCCGCTTCCCCGACACCGTGCAGTGCAAGACCGCCCACGCCCTCGCCTACGCCGCCGTCGGCCACCGGTACACCCGCCGTCTGAACGCCCCCCGCCGCCCGGCCTGGCAGACCGGGCAGGCCCTCGGTATCACCAAGGCGATCCGCATCGGTGAACGTGACCTCTCACAAAAGACTCTCTCCAACGCCACGCTGCGCACCGTGGCCGGCTTCTGCCACACCGCCGATGAGACGATCACCCGCCATCACGTCCCCCGCCTGCGCGGCCTGGAGGACAAAGACCCGCACACCCAACTCGCCGCCCACATCGTGCCGTTCGCCGAGAAGGCCTGGGCCGACCTGCAGCACCCCGACGACGGGGCCGTGCGCTTCGACCACGACCACTACCTGAAGATCTGGGCTCTCAGCCGGCCGAAGATCGACGCCGACTTCCTGCTGCTGGACGAGGCCCAGGACACCAACCCCGTCGTCGAGCAGATCTTCCTCGATCAGCGCGGCCACGCCCAGCTGGTGATGGTCGGCGACTCCGCCCAGGCCATCTACGACTGGCGCGGCGCCAAAGACGTCATGACCGGCTTCGACGGCGCCCAGCTCGTCCTGTCGCAGTCCTTCCGTTTCGGTCCCTATCTGGCCCAGGAGGCCAACCGCTGGCTGGCCATCGCGCAGGCCCCGATCCGCCTGACCGGCGCCCCCGAGGTGTCCACCGAACTCGGGCACCTCGTCCGGCCCGACGCTGTGCTGTGCCGCACCAACGTCGGCGCCATGGCCCACGTCATGGACCTGCTGGCCGCCGGACACCGGGTGGGGCTGGCCGGGGGAGGGGACAGCCTGCGTGCCCTGGCCCTGGCCGCTCGCGACCTCAAGGAGGGCCGCCGCACCTCCCACCCCGAGCTGGTGCTGTTCCCCTCCTGGGGCGAACTACAGGACTACGCCGCCCACGACCCAGCCGGACGTGACCTGCAACCGCTGGTCGACCTCGTCGACACCCATGGCACCGACGCCATCCTGGCCGCCCTCGCTCACCTCACGCCAGAGCAACAGGCCGAGGTGACCGTGTCAACCGCCCACAAGGCCAAAGGCCGTGAATGGCCCTGCGTGAAGATCGCCGACGACTTCACCCCGCCGAAGGACACCGACCAGCACGACGACACCGGCCGCCCCGTCCCCGGACCGATCAGCGACAGCGAAGCCCGGCTCGCCTATGTCGCCGTCACCCGCGCTCGCCGGCGCCTCGACCTCGGCGGCCTCTCCTGGATCCACGAGCACCCCGACGGCACCCCGCCCAGCTAG
- a CDS encoding nucleotidyltransferase, whose protein sequence is MALSVNQGFDLFLQQLTPTAGERDAKARHRRSVETSLQAAAFGVSLFRETGSFTHGTGVRGHCDVDLLASIKAGRPNSSDTALGWVKSALQASFPSTQVVIRRPTVQIRFTAGAETWEVLPAFLTFRGGDTSVYDIPGAAGGWMDTAPTAHLEYVNEVNQRPVAVGGAKKLARLAKAWKYYNNVPVSSFYLEMRAAQYMAGEPNFIAVWDICGLLEKLDDHQLASMNDPKNKAGRFAACSSDATRQDALSKLRTGAIRARKALDAYHKDDHATAFTYLSLLFGGRFPSR, encoded by the coding sequence ATGGCACTCTCCGTGAATCAGGGGTTCGACCTCTTCTTGCAGCAGTTGACGCCCACCGCGGGCGAGCGCGACGCCAAGGCGCGCCATCGGCGCAGTGTGGAGACCTCGTTGCAGGCCGCGGCCTTCGGAGTATCTCTGTTCCGAGAGACAGGGTCGTTCACTCATGGGACGGGGGTCCGCGGGCACTGCGACGTAGATCTTCTGGCCAGCATCAAGGCAGGCCGCCCGAACAGTTCGGACACCGCCCTGGGCTGGGTGAAGTCGGCTCTCCAGGCGAGTTTTCCCTCCACCCAGGTCGTCATACGGCGCCCTACAGTCCAGATTCGATTCACTGCCGGCGCGGAGACATGGGAGGTTCTTCCCGCTTTTCTTACATTTCGCGGTGGTGACACGTCGGTCTACGACATCCCCGGAGCCGCCGGCGGGTGGATGGACACCGCCCCCACGGCGCACCTGGAGTACGTGAACGAAGTCAACCAGCGGCCTGTTGCGGTCGGCGGCGCCAAGAAGCTCGCCCGGTTGGCCAAGGCCTGGAAGTACTACAACAACGTGCCGGTCTCCTCCTTCTACCTGGAGATGCGCGCCGCCCAGTACATGGCAGGTGAGCCGAACTTCATCGCGGTCTGGGACATATGCGGTCTCCTGGAGAAGCTGGATGACCATCAACTCGCGTCCATGAACGACCCCAAGAACAAAGCCGGACGCTTCGCCGCATGCTCCAGCGATGCGACTCGTCAAGACGCACTCTCCAAGCTCAGGACGGGAGCAATCCGCGCCAGGAAGGCACTCGACGCTTATCACAAGGACGATCACGCCACCGCGTTCACCTATCTCAGTCTGCTCTTCGGGGGCCGTTTCCCCAGCCGCTGA
- a CDS encoding nucleotidyl transferase AbiEii/AbiGii toxin family protein: MISRDEIDAKSAELGVDPSHVQRDYVFGWFLAGLYGESRLADRLVLKGGNALRKGYFGATRFSEDLDFASPGPIDAQDFREALNEIGRMAQARTGVQFHLDRTEQLSRHRINREQTVYTYQLLFTDFYGTTSSMPVTLHLDVTEFTRLQLPPQSRTLIHPYSDHAACTADLTVISLEEALADKLKCLLQRRSIRDLFDLTYSTFVNSEIPVNRRSLVRTFLRKTIFSPSPAAALNLLTAIPFDGMQSLWDTTITCARDSLPEFTSTVARWKSELDLLFADFRTGHSTQAAFYPAHLRTPIMEAGAEQKLMLLTYEGRQRLVEPYALRFKRREDGVAQEYLYVYDRTGGRSRPGIKSFFHYRISGLSVTDDHFEPRYEIELAKAGEFSDRLGFSRGRTIGRPTTARARPRTGRRR, translated from the coding sequence ATGATCAGCCGTGACGAGATCGACGCGAAAAGCGCGGAACTCGGAGTCGACCCGTCCCATGTTCAGCGGGACTACGTCTTCGGCTGGTTCCTCGCCGGGCTCTACGGAGAGAGCCGGCTCGCCGACCGTCTCGTCCTCAAGGGCGGAAACGCTTTACGGAAGGGGTATTTCGGGGCGACGCGCTTCTCCGAAGATCTCGATTTCGCCTCCCCCGGCCCTATCGACGCCCAGGACTTCCGTGAAGCGCTCAACGAGATCGGGCGGATGGCGCAGGCCAGAACAGGGGTCCAGTTCCATCTCGATCGCACTGAGCAGCTCAGCAGGCACAGGATCAACCGGGAACAGACGGTCTACACGTACCAGTTGCTCTTCACCGACTTCTACGGCACGACCAGCAGCATGCCTGTGACCCTGCACCTGGACGTCACCGAGTTCACCCGCCTTCAACTGCCCCCGCAGTCGCGCACGCTCATTCACCCCTACAGCGACCATGCGGCCTGCACTGCGGACCTGACGGTGATCAGCTTGGAAGAGGCTCTTGCGGACAAACTCAAGTGTCTCCTGCAGCGCCGCTCCATCCGCGACTTGTTCGACCTCACCTATTCGACGTTCGTCAACAGTGAGATCCCCGTCAACCGGCGCAGCCTGGTCAGAACGTTCCTCCGGAAGACCATCTTCTCTCCCAGCCCCGCTGCGGCCCTGAACCTGCTCACTGCCATTCCCTTCGACGGCATGCAGTCCCTGTGGGACACGACGATCACCTGCGCCCGTGACAGCCTGCCTGAGTTCACCAGCACGGTGGCACGCTGGAAAAGCGAACTGGACCTACTCTTCGCCGATTTCCGCACCGGCCACAGCACTCAAGCCGCCTTCTATCCAGCGCACCTACGGACACCGATCATGGAGGCCGGTGCCGAGCAGAAACTGATGCTCCTGACCTACGAGGGGCGGCAGCGCCTGGTTGAGCCCTATGCCCTGCGTTTCAAAAGACGCGAGGACGGGGTCGCGCAGGAGTATCTGTACGTCTACGACCGCACCGGCGGGCGCTCTCGTCCCGGCATCAAGTCCTTCTTCCACTACCGGATCAGCGGTCTGAGCGTCACGGACGATCACTTCGAGCCGCGGTACGAGATCGAACTCGCAAAGGCCGGCGAATTCAGCGACCGCCTCGGGTTCAGCCGCGGTCGCACCATCGGCCGCCCCACCACAGCCAGGGCCAGACCGCGCACGGGACGACGACGATAG
- a CDS encoding helix-turn-helix transcriptional regulator, which yields MTILPPDPDRDALRVTLARLRNERGWTFDELADRSGLARRTLIDLEHGRAAGTVTTWHALAHALDVPIEQLLGPLCGNHTPPGPKGA from the coding sequence GTGACGATCTTGCCGCCCGACCCGGACCGCGACGCCCTGCGTGTGACGCTGGCGCGGCTGAGGAACGAACGCGGGTGGACCTTCGACGAACTCGCCGACCGCAGCGGCCTGGCCCGGCGCACACTGATCGACCTCGAACACGGCCGCGCCGCCGGCACCGTCACCACCTGGCACGCCCTCGCGCACGCCCTCGATGTCCCCATCGAGCAGCTGCTCGGCCCGCTCTGCGGCAACCACACCCCACCCGGACCCAAGGGCGCCTGA